A genomic segment from Triticum dicoccoides isolate Atlit2015 ecotype Zavitan chromosome 1A, WEW_v2.0, whole genome shotgun sequence encodes:
- the LOC119365002 gene encoding uncharacterized protein LOC119365002 isoform X3 has protein sequence MYHQFPIAAQPPHISSTQPPRPFSLPPSLPLPPHVPSPRLSSGWRPPPRQGPIALAPSLRSSPSLWCSPSRRGLSCWAGMEWSATSSDSAANRHGVTMAWLWDYSVVATITGPGFLGSLPPPPPLTSETATSAAAHRHRETPARSGARPCPTSPNITGIYVLIIFLYFSDRLYASPILNHRYIGIQIQCEGAGRRDLCQVVIGHELFIVVEVAHRMRK, from the exons ATGTATCACCAATTCCCCATCGCTGCCCAGCCGCCGCACATCTCCTCGACCCAGCCGCCGCGCCctttctccctccctccctccctccctctgccTCCTCATGTTCCCTCGCCTCGACTATCATCCGGATGGCGACCCCCGCCTCGGCAGGGACCCATCGCGCTGGCACCTTCGCTGCGATCCTCGCCGTCGTTGTGGTGTTCGCCCTCGCGCCGGGGGCTATCCTGCTGGGCAGGAATGGAGTGGTCTGCTACATCCAGCGATAGTGCCGCCAACCGACACGGAGTCACAATGGCGTGGTTGTGGGATTACTCCGTCGTGGCCACCATCACGGGACCAGGATTCCTTGGGTcgctgcctccgccgcctccgctgaCCTCTGAgaccgccacctccgccgccgcccaccgccatCGCGAAACCCCAG CGAGGAGCGGCGCAAGGCCATGCCCTACATCACCGAACATCACAGGTATTTatgttctgatcatttttctatattTTTCTGATCGTTTGTATGCTTCACCTATCCTGAATCATAGGTACATAGGTATACAGATACAATGTGAGGGCGCTGGACGCAGGGACCTCTGCCAG
- the LOC119365002 gene encoding WAS/WASL-interacting protein family member 1-like isoform X6, whose protein sequence is MYHQFPIAAQPPHISSTQPPRPFSLPPSLPLPPHVPSPRLSSGWRPPPRQGPIALAPSLRSSPSLWCSPSRRGLSCWAGMEWSATSSDSAANRHGVTMAWLWDYSVVATITGPGFLGSLPPPPPLTSETATSAAAHRHRETPARSGARPCPTSPNITGT, encoded by the exons ATGTATCACCAATTCCCCATCGCTGCCCAGCCGCCGCACATCTCCTCGACCCAGCCGCCGCGCCctttctccctccctccctccctccctctgccTCCTCATGTTCCCTCGCCTCGACTATCATCCGGATGGCGACCCCCGCCTCGGCAGGGACCCATCGCGCTGGCACCTTCGCTGCGATCCTCGCCGTCGTTGTGGTGTTCGCCCTCGCGCCGGGGGCTATCCTGCTGGGCAGGAATGGAGTGGTCTGCTACATCCAGCGATAGTGCCGCCAACCGACACGGAGTCACAATGGCGTGGTTGTGGGATTACTCCGTCGTGGCCACCATCACGGGACCAGGATTCCTTGGGTcgctgcctccgccgcctccgctgaCCTCTGAgaccgccacctccgccgccgcccaccgccatCGCGAAACCCCAG CGAGGAGCGGCGCAAGGCCATGCCCTACATCACCGAACATCACAG GTACATAG